A single genomic interval of Mycolicibacterium holsaticum DSM 44478 = JCM 12374 harbors:
- a CDS encoding TIGR03084 family metal-binding protein, translated as MSGAAPMVADLRAESDALDALVGDLAPQQWSTPTPAPGWTIAHQIAHLLWTDRVACTAVTDADGFAALLDEAAKDPAGFVDAAAEELAATPPEDLLADWRATRTRLHDELLEVADGRKLPWFGPPMSAASMATARLMETWAHGLDVADALGVRRPATARLRSIAHIGVRTRDFAFSIHGLTPPAEPFYVQLRAPDGSTWAWGPEDASQQVTGSAEDFCLLVTQRRPRSELDVTAAGADAQTWLGIAQAFAGPPGPGR; from the coding sequence ATGTCCGGTGCCGCGCCGATGGTGGCCGATCTGCGTGCCGAGAGCGACGCTCTCGACGCCCTGGTGGGCGACCTCGCGCCACAGCAGTGGTCGACGCCGACGCCCGCCCCCGGCTGGACGATCGCCCATCAGATCGCCCACCTGCTGTGGACCGACCGTGTCGCGTGCACCGCCGTGACCGACGCGGACGGGTTCGCGGCCCTGCTCGACGAGGCGGCCAAGGACCCGGCCGGTTTCGTCGACGCGGCCGCCGAGGAGCTGGCCGCCACGCCACCGGAAGACCTGCTGGCCGACTGGCGCGCCACCCGCACCCGGTTGCACGACGAGCTGCTGGAGGTGGCCGACGGCCGCAAGCTGCCCTGGTTCGGGCCGCCGATGAGCGCCGCGTCGATGGCGACCGCCCGGTTGATGGAGACGTGGGCGCACGGCCTCGACGTCGCTGACGCGCTCGGGGTACGGCGCCCCGCCACCGCGCGGCTGCGCTCGATCGCGCACATCGGTGTGCGCACCCGCGACTTCGCATTCAGCATCCACGGGCTCACGCCGCCCGCCGAGCCGTTCTACGTGCAGCTGCGCGCGCCGGACGGGTCGACGTGGGCGTGGGGCCCCGAGGACGCGTCGCAACAGGTCACCGGTTCGGCCGAGGATTTCTGCCTGCTGGTCACCCAGCGCCGGCCGCGTTCCGAACTGGACGTCACCGCCGCCGGCGCCGACGCGCAGACCTGGCTGGGCATCGCCCAGGCGTTCGCCGGCCCACCCGGGCCGGGCCGCTGA